A DNA window from Linepithema humile isolate Giens D197 chromosome 6, Lhum_UNIL_v1.0, whole genome shotgun sequence contains the following coding sequences:
- the LOC105678265 gene encoding bleomycin hydrolase, giving the protein MMVACPLTPEFLTQLRGKFFSDDRNVLAQNICTKANPIEACASRKILEESSHVFTHKIETEGKPVTNQKNSGRCWLFAILNVMRTGFMKQYNLDEFEFSQAYLFFWDKVERCNYFLHNIVNTAKRDEPVEGRLVNFLLNDPTCDGGQWDMIVNLITRHGVVPKVCFPESYNCESSARMNSLLKSKLREYAKVLRDMIDNNASDEELKARIGEQMVVIYRIIGICLGIPSEKITWEYYDKSKNYNCVGPITPLEFYENYVKPHYNVNDKICLVTDPRPANPYGKLYTVDCLGNVVGGKTTRYNNQPVELLMKLCAESIKNNEPVWFGCDVNKRLIDKHGIHDIKAYNFELMFGTDIHVGLSKADRLLYGDSMMVHAMALTAVSIDRDGKIKKFRIENSWGEDHGQKGYQVVTTEWFADFVFEAVVDKKYVPADVIAVFNQEPIVLPAWDPMGTLAH; this is encoded by the exons ATGATGGTTGCTT GTCCTTTAACTCCCGAATTCCTCACTCAGCTGCGTGGAAAGTTTTTTTCTGATGACCGCAATGTATTGGCGCAAAATATCTGTACAAAGGCGAATCCAATTGAAGCTTGTGCTTCTAGAAAGATTTTAGAAGAATCTTCTCATGTGTTTACCCACAAAATTGAGACTGAAGGCAAGCCCGTGACTAATCAGAAAAACTCTGGAAGATGCTGGCTGTTTGCTATTCTAAATGTCATGAGAACTGGCTTCatgaaacaatataatttggaTGAGTTTGAATTTAGCCAAGCTTATTTGTTCTTTTGGGACAAG gtAGAacgttgcaattattttttgcataatattgtGAATACTGCAAAACGCGATGAACCAGTTGAGGGACGTTTagttaactttttattaaacgatCCCACTTGTGATGGTGGCCAATGGGATATGATTGTGAATCTTATAACTAGACATGGTGTTGTACCAAAAGTATGTTTTCCGGAGTCGTACAATTGCGAGTCTAGCGCTCGCATGAATAGTCTGCTGAAGAGCAAGTTGCGAGAATATGCAAAAGTCCTTCGGGACATGATTGACAACAATGCCTCTGATGAGGAGCTGAAAGCACGGATAGGCGAGCAAATGGTAGTGATTTATAGAATAATCGGTATTTGCCTAGGTATACCCTCTGAAAAAATTACGTGGGAATACTACGACAAGTCGAAGAATTACAATTGTGTGGGACCCATTACACCATtggaattttatgaaaattatgttaaaccACACTACAATGTGAATGACAAGATATGTTTGGTGACTGATCCACGGCCGGCTAATCCTTATGGAAAGCTATATACTGTTGATTGTCTGGGTAACGTTGTAGGTGGCAAGACTACTCGTTACAATAATCAGCCGGTAGAATTGTTGATGAAACTTTGTGCCGAGAGCATTAAGAACAATGAACCTGTTTGGTTCGGCTGCGATGTCAACAAAAGATTGATAGATAAACACGGCATTCATGATATAAAAGCATACAACTTCGAGCTAATGTTTGGTACCGATATTCACGTTGGACTTTCCAAGGCTGATAGACTACTCTATGGAGATTCTATGATGGTGCACGCGATGGCATTAACAGCTGTCTCAATAGAC CGAGAtggtaagataaaaaaattccgGATAGAGAACTCATGGGGTGAAGATCATGGACAAAAAGGTTACCAAGTTGTAACTACTGAATGGTTTGCTGACTTCGTTTTCGAAGCAGTCGTAGACAAAAAGTACGTGCCTGCGGACGTGATAGCTGTATTCAATCAAGAACCCATTGTTTTACCGGCTTGGGATCCTATGGGCACACTTGCTCATTGA
- the LOC105678267 gene encoding uncharacterized protein: MSEDYQHACERAELLGLPKPSEEEWRQTLAAQSENRCDDDDDGGALQDLDHADETAGRVGGGLDELNSILSTTQKKINRFKTVCGSLGTLLKGKVSSRGSTPQHKSDEPNPCKQEEIESAPDEVVTLETSAEASGDTAADATNNPASDGIQPKQLDLSQKMGSHLDKLDSLISKAENAQYSMQHQTKQMRKFLK; the protein is encoded by the exons ATGTCTGAAGACTATCAGCACGCTTGCGAGAGGGCAGAATTACTAGGCTTGCCGAAGCCAAGTGAGGAGGAGTGGAGACAGACGCTGGCGGCGCAGAGTGAAAATCGTtgcgacgatgacgacgacgggGGTGCATTACAG GACTTGGATCACGCGGACGAGACGGCCGGACGCGTCGGTGGCGGGTTGGATGAGCTGAACAGCATTTTGAGCACCACGCAGAAGAAGATCAACAGATTCAAG ACAGTTTGCGGCAGTCTAGGAACGTTGCTCAAAGGGAAGGTAAGCTCCCGCGGTAGCACGCCGCAACACAAGTCCGACGAACCAAATCCTTGCAAACAAGAAGAAATAGAATCCGCGCCCGACGAAGTGGTGACGCTGGAGACATCGGCCGAGGCATCAGGTGACACCGCCGCGGATGCTACGAATAATCCTGCGAGCGATGGTATCCAGCCGAAGCAGCTCGACCTCAGTCAGAAAATGGGATCCCACTTGGACAAGCTGGACTCCCTGATCTCGAAGGCTGAAAATGCACAATACAGTATGCAACATCAGACAAAACAAATGCGGAAGTTCCTGAAGTAA
- the LOC105678266 gene encoding uncharacterized protein, whose amino-acid sequence MRSVPIQRAVPQNVMSFHISKREMDECKRLIVYKGNAIFDDVIVKLQNVLRYDEISRSEFKAFAGDNVENKCNIVKPINLNTRGLNSYFVSAYIATLSKSYVYRKSAMSILRKFQGTSNRPLDSEHVQIIFIRLKTPRKQFLDYKWSERLMQMVLERQEADHAMSWLSTLGGAFSALGEEFEHCAKMAGKISVRQFELALRLDNPLLVARCRLYSALSLIQRGCFTTPQHMIRRIYKFALREKDVRLQNMCQGVWAKLQHSYKQYKQQKSVSFRTLRISSNA is encoded by the exons ATGAGGAGTGTGCCGATTCAACGTGCAGTGCCGCAAAATGTTATGTCATTTCATATATCAAAACGAGAGATGGACGAATGCAAGcgattaattgtttataaaggCAATGCGATTTTCGATGATGTTATTGTCAAGTTACAAAATGTACTTAGGTATGATGAGATTAGTAGAAGTGAATTCAAAGCATTTGCAGGggataatgttgaaaataaatgtaacatagTAAAACCAATTAATCTGAATACAAGAGGTCTCAATTCCTATTTCGTCTCGGCTTACATTGCAACGCTGTCAAAATCATACGTTTATCGTAAGAGTGCTATGAGCATACTGAGAAAATTTCAGGGAACAAGCAATAGACCACTTGACAGCGAACATGTacagataatatttataagattgaAAACTCCAAGAAAGCAATTTTTGGATTATAAATG GAGCGAAAGATTAATGCAAATGGTTCTAGAAAGACAAGAAGCTGATCATGCCATGTCTTGGTTATCCACGCTGGGAGGAGCGTTTTCTGCATTGGGAGAAGAATTTGAACACTGT GCTAAAATGGCAGGCAAAATTTCAGTGAGGCAATTTGAATTAGCATTGCGTCTTGACAATCCTCTCCTTGTTGCCCGTTGTAGACTTTACTCTGCATTAAGCTTAATTCAACGTGGTTGTTTTACCACTCCACAGCACATGATAAGGAGAATCTACAAATTTGCACTCAGAGAGAAAGATGTGCGTCTGCAAAACATGTGTCAGGGTGTATGGGCCAAATTGCAACATAGTTACAAGCAATACAAGCAGCAAAAGTCTGTATCATTCAGAACTTTGCGTATATCTTCAAATgcatag